In Topomyia yanbarensis strain Yona2022 chromosome 2, ASM3024719v1, whole genome shotgun sequence, one DNA window encodes the following:
- the LOC131682421 gene encoding uncharacterized protein LOC131682421 — protein sequence MELRNLVADMLVKDAVPVRSKFISENCANSVLLIDEVDVFFTKEFYGGAYQPALLIMLPGLDKIQEKIWSLLIENPSLTSESIERSIYDFIDSSDMHERQDFLDFFTREKSYDLLIYEDKDIIRKIKTRPLGYWRNYKLSDRGTILCKDREEYTNDVLCSYYMIFNYFRLRKWNYSVRVASEINYGYLNLGCGSISYAMLPKRYPLILGVTGTLTSLNQHEKTSIRNLYSIHELSAMPSFFGCSNLQFNPETDYQQLANRSKWMNAIFSRANAILGAKRSILVFFENDFQLNQFYTEYSGQFDRLHILTENTDQNQMQQFIDEAGVAKTITLATRGMGRGVDYKSSVSIEKHGGLHVIQTFFSLDIKEEIQIKGRTARKDNRGSYELIVRKADLERVGLPCDVSYCQLDEARLEMALKENKQILKDIVSETENHEATMRYMASFFEA from the exons ATGGAATTGAGAAACTTGGTGGCGGATATGTTGGTGAAGGACGCTGTCCCTGTTCGTAGTAAGTTTATTTCGGAGAACTGTGCCAACTCGGTGTTACTGATTGATGAGGTGGATGTATTTTTCACCAAAGAGTTCTACGGCGGTGCTTATCAACCTGCACTTCTAATAATGTTACCAGGGTTGGACAAAATTCAAGAGAAAATTTGGAGTCTTCTAATTGAAAATCCCTCACTAACATCCGAGTCAATTGAGCGAAGTATTTATGATTTCATCGATTCATCCGATATGCATGAACGTCAAGATTTCCTTGATTTCTTCACTAGGGAGAAATCATACGATCTACTGATCTATGAAGACAAAGATATTATAAGAAAAA TTAAAACCAGGCCATTGGGTTATTGGAGGAATTACAAACTCAGCGATAGAGGAACAATTCTGTGTAAAGACAGAGAGGAATACACAAATGACGTCTTATGTAGTTATTACATGATATTCAATTATTTCCGTTTACGTAAGTGGAATTATTCCGTTAGAGTAGCCTCGGAAATTAACTACGGCTACCTTAATCTGGGCTGCGGCTCAATTTCCTACGCAATGCTGCCGAAAAGATATCCTCTTATACTGGGAGTTACTGGCACGCTGACCTCGCTTAATCAACACGAAAAGACTTCCATCAGGAACTTGTACAGTATTCACGAATTATCCGCAATGCCAAGCTTTTTCGGCTGTTCCAATCTTCAATTCAACCCGGAGACCGATTATCAACAGCTGGCGAACAGATCGAAATGGATGAATGCAATTTTTAGTCGAGCAAACGCGATACTAGGTGCCAAACGATCAATTCTGGTGTTTTTCGAGAACGACTTCCAGTTGAACCAATTCTATACGGAATACTCCGGTCAATTCGATCGATTGCATATTCTGACGGAGAACACTGACCAAAATCAGATGCAGCAGTTCATTGACGAAGCAGGTGTCGCTAAAACCATCACACTGGCAACTCGTGGCATGGGACGAGGCGTAGACTACAAGTCCAGCGTTTCCATCGAAAAGCACGGAGGGTTGCACGTGATTCAAACGTTCTTCTCGCTGGATATAAAAGAGGAAATTCAGATAAAAGGCCGCACGGCCCGTAAGGACAACCGAGGAAGTTACGAATTGATAGTACGTAAGGCTGATCTGGAGAGGGTTGGTTTACCCTGCGATGTTTCCTATTGTCAACTCGATGAGGCCAGGCTAGAAATGGCTTTGAAAGAGAATAAGCAAATTTTGAAGGACATCGTCAGTGAAACTGAAAATCACGAAGCAACGATGCGGTACATGGCCAGTTTCTTTGAAGCCTGA